In the Rhododendron vialii isolate Sample 1 chromosome 2a, ASM3025357v1 genome, CTTTAAGAAatagaaggtaattttaaagtcaaaaatcatgtatttacgtaaataattttcctatcaatatggatcttatttgatagatttcattgagatcttttaatcggtgcaaaaaaaaaataaaaaatcatttttcattttcattatatttgagtttaaaattatcttttttttcaaaaagaaggttttgggaGAAAGCAGAATGAGACCTCACTCTTCGTCTTCTCCCCCTAAAATTGTGTGTGATGATATAGTCGCTaaatgaaaatatgaaatttcaTAGTGCCTTTTCATCAACTTTTTACAGCCCTTGGGGGtttagtgagaaaagaaaagaataggaaGAAGAatctttttggataaaaaaataagtgagaaATGATATCTATTCTGTTTCGCAACTTTTCTCATAAAAGGTGATGACATATTTAGCGAGAAACCATAACCTTTCATTGTTCATGAAATCACTTAATCCAATGGGGTTGTTAGTCCCCTGGTTTACGTTTTCGGTAAATCACCCGTTTGTTGTCTTTCAAAAACAATGTAATGCTTGACACATTCGCTTCAATTCCTTTTGTTCAATTCCTTTTGTTCGCCATTGTTAATTTCAATTCCAGATCCCATACTCACATGAATCTCTAGCATCTTTGCTTATACGAAACTTATTCAATTGAAGGAAGTAACCATaacatctatattataaaactgAGCGGTTTCTGTTGAAAATATTTAGGCATATAAATGAGAGCAACCTCTATAACCGTTAGATCACTTTACGTTAAATTTATAACCATCggatcatttcttttttaaaagatacaGAGAATATATACTCACTTTTTAGGCAATATATATCTATGTAAAATAATGTTGCCTTGTATGTTCAAatagaaaatttctcaaaatgaTAATTGATGCTTTTTGGAGATTACAACTATTCCGTAGAGCAATAGGGTAGTACAAACAATTTATTTAAATTGAGACTATGATACATTCCgacgtgcctttaggcacgggaaTCCGCTAGTATTATTCGTATCTTGATATTTGGCATTGTGTTGAGCTTTTTGATAGattaattgaaaaagaaaagctgGGTCTTTCTTGCACATTAATTTACTATAAGAAAAATGGATTTGTAAGCTATTTTGCATACAATACGGCCAATACCGTTTATTTCTGACCTGCTGGAGGAAACGGATGAACAACAGACTTGGAGTTGGATAAATTGCTTTTAGGTTTGGGGTGCATTGGTGTTTGGGTTCATTAGGTGTAGGTTGGGCTTGGCCCTTGGGAGTCTTGTTTGCGTCTTGGTAACaggtgttcttaaaaaataggagGCGAAGAAGTTGGTTTAGATCTCACGAGAAGAAGTTGCTCAATGCATTTCTACTCCTACTGTATTGTACAGATTTCATTTTATATCtttgtgatgaatgaaatatTTGCCGATCAATAAAAAAGTATTTGAACTGTGCAAAagccattcaaaaaaagaagtgagtGTCAAGAACAAAGTGTTGTACACCAAATAAATCAGATGAAATGTGCTGAAAATGGATATTTGATCCCTCACGACATTTTTTGTTGATGAAAGCATTGCAAGATTCTCATTGTTATGTCCTTATTCGCGAGTTAGATTTCTGTATTTAGGCAAAGCCAGTCCTTGTCACAAAAGTAGGGGGGACTCAATGATTGTAGAGATCTTTTTATTTCTGGCCTGCGTGGTATGAAAAATATGAGTTAACATCTTGGTcctttgaaattaattttggcCCCCAACATGAGATGCCCTATTGTGGACTTTATCACCAGGTCCTATTAGCATCATACATTCGAATAGCTGTTATTTGACTTTATGGTTTCAACGCTTCTAttatagtactccctccatcccacaAAGATGCTCCACTACGAAAAAACGTGCaattttcggataaaaaaataaaatgcttcCTTGCGTAAGTTCTCAATTTTCTTACACCATTTAAGAGATCTCAATTAGTGGGATGTGGCGGTGGGGGCAGAAGTTACACGTGGTTGCAGTGGAGCTGTTGGTGATGATACGAAGGCAGCAAAGCGATAGCAACAAGAGCTTGGGATGCGAGGTGTTTTGCGGCTAACGGCTGTTGGAGTGTTTTTGGGACTAGCGACTTACGGCTGTCCTCGTAGCGGCGGCTGCTTTTCGGATCCAGGTTGATGATGTTTCAGATGGGGGCGGCTGTCCTGATTAgggttttgctatggtttgatTTGGGCTTAATTCATTGGGATGTTCCAATTTTCTGGGTATTTGGCCTTTTAGGTGTTCGTATATTAATTGTTTGGGTTTGACCCATTTTATCTAGGCTTTTTGGCCCTTTAGGTGTTTGGGCTAGTCCCATTGGGTTGTtccttggttggcatcttgccaatcaaaAGATTGGGTCTCAGGCTCGGCATACGTGTCGTTCTCTTTGTCCTGGTAATCTTTGTACCTtgttcagagattaataaaatttgtcgctgttcaaaaaaagagatctcaattagttcttggtgcaaagaaatttaaaaaattatgcatgaaaGTTTTTTTTCATCAGAAAATTGCACGGATTTTCGTAATGGACCATTTTGTGGGATGAGGGAGTAGTACTCTTTTTAACTTCTTCTGCCCTTTCTGAGAGTTAGGATTTCACATCAAACACCTGTGACCCCACatacttttctctttctttcttttgtagaGTCTGTCTACTCAATTTATATTGCATGACGTGATAAGTGTCTTAATTAACTGCAGTTATCTTTATCAGCTACAAAATTACGCGACCGTGACATTGTTTCTAAGGTACGCTTCTCTTATTCAGAAAAATTGTACAGTCTAAGAGCTGTATTTTTTTTGCGCAATGTCCCTATTCTATATGTTTTTGCTTACTATCTTCTTAGTTGTGTTCTAGTGCCATCTTATTATGGATTCATCACTTTTGTTTATGTCTTATGAGACTGTCATCATGTTTGTGGCTGACATGCTTCATCCCTATTATGATGCTAAGAGCAAGCTCTGCCGTACCCGCTTtgctgttttattttttgtttcactcATAGTTATggataccgttccgtaccggccggtacgtaccgttttgacgaagaaccggtaccctaaccccccaatttcgttccggtcccaataccggtcggtaccggacttttctctttttttttgggccgaaattttgcagttttttttttttttttaacgtttttttctggttcaaaaaaaacaaaaaaaaaaaacttttcaggcccaaaaaaatataaaaacgtttttaaaaattttagcaaaacatgggcttaaccatagtacgtgcgcgaggcttatatcccggatttgcaccccccctgcgcaCAAATAACCCGTGACgtgcacccggttaattggtttccgaatcagtttttccaaattgccttcggccacggcacattttcctaagcgcgcgagacctcttattgggttctcattcacaagttcactagtgtgcaaagtcatttaaagtggaaaagagttttgtaactaagcaatgtgggactagagaatctctagtagagatattttatgatgaattgtatgatatgggggatttttttgaattataattatatataattattatatatattgtagttgcggtaaatccgaaacggtacccggtacctgaccggtaccggtacgtaccgtaccagtagaaaaaccggtaccatgtccgaaacggtattcagaactatggttTCACTGTAATGCTGACCTTAGAGAAACTGGTATTGGGAGTTAATATGAAAGGTTCAAGAATATTACTACAAAGAATGCTAACCAAGAGCTCGTAATAGTTGAACTCCTTTACCCTTTCCCTTGCGGATTTGTCACAACAATTCGGTCGGTAGAGGTTTTCCCCTGTATTGGAAGTAGGGTGCACATTGCATGTGAGTAGCCTCTATGGGTTCTCATGAAACATTTGATATTATGGCTGTTTAGGCTTTGTGAACGTATTTTATGTCGATCCTTgtcctaaggccatccacagtggtataatcaaaaatagataatcaaaagttgacacatcagctcttgattattcacttaagagattgctaagcttaacaatgttgaggttcacaatggtcacttctagtccataaccaaaataaggggtccactacaatttcacacaatctctctctccccttttgtttcccaccattcacttccctccattacctttttttttgggcaaaaatatatcgaatatatggtgttcttcctagtgttatctatcaaaataacaccgattttttttttcttcctattcctatagcctatatcacaaatcaaCTACACtcttaatctttaaaaaaaaaaaaaatcagatgtgttcttaaatttggaaaagaatgcaaggttctctctcttttttttttttttttgcaagattctttgtttactcaaccatggggggaggaacaaaaaaatgaataaccactttttagtcgaaaaaatcaatttttttttgctaaaaagtgattatttatcaaaatacttaggtaaaagtaaaaaaaaaaaaacacttttctcGATTCCTCTggttgagatgaatcaataacctataaaagtttggtgcaaaactaaaaaaatgagaaaaaaattcaaataaagataattttcaaatttaagttaagtttaagttaaattcataagaatgcagcctaaaatagaaacgtaaaagaagagtaaaataccttaatccaacaacgatgagttaaattatagatgatcgagaaatatgagcttcacttttggaggaaaagaaagagaaacagtttatggttgaagtgaagaagatatagagcaagtgaagaagagaagaataaaatagtagttgaaatacatgtgtatataaattttggaattagttaacttatgtagtgtggggttcacaaattttgattattgaaaaaggttgctagttttggttatccaaagcccaaaatttgattatttctaaggatgttgctaagtttgattataccattgtgagccattttttgcacaaatattgttaactttaacaacaattgtcttttgGTTATACCACCGTGGATGGCCTAAGGTCGTTTAACTCTAAGCATATCATTTTCATTACAGAGTGATCCTATGGCAGTAGTTTATATAAAGAACTTGGATGGATCACTTGAGGAGCTTGGTCGCTCGGAAGTGGTAATGAACTCGTTGGATCCTGCATGGATTGAGAAAATTAATGTTTCTTATCAGTTCGAGATACTGCAGCCCTTGGTGTAAGTTTTATGTTTACTGCATTTCGTTGTTATTAATTACTTTTTCCTTAAGCTTAATCTATCCAAATGTCTGCTCATTTGTTCTGGCAGCTTTCATGTGTACGATGTTGATACAAAATACCACAATTTACCTGCGAAGGTATGTTATGGTCTTTGCTTGCAGGttattttttcttatcatttgaAAATTCACTTGGCTTCACTATCGTAGCTGAGATGTGTTCTCAATTTGCTAATGCTTCAACATTTGAATTACATTGCCTTTTGTAACCATTGAGCATTCACAAAAGGGTAACTACGGGAATAAGTACCTACATCAATAATTTACTTGTAAGTTTATGTAGCTTTTCAGCATCGCCATTTAACAAAAAGTCGCAGAAGCTAAATATGAAAAATACGGTGTCATGCAGATGTTGAAGTTGAAGGATCAAGAATTTCTTGGTGAAGCCAGTTGTGTTCTCTCTGAGGTAATTGCCTTTGAACAATCACAATGCAAGCTGTTTATTCTATTTGATCCTTGTGCCAACTTTTTTGATGTTATTATCTCCGACATTATTTTTCAGATTATGGTATTGTTATGTAATGCAGTAACTTGTATCCACTTCTTACAAATGAAAATGGAAGTGTTTGACATGTTTGGTTGCTTGTGTGATGTTCGCACTGAAGTGGCAAAGGTTATGTTACTTACGTTTGAAAGAATCATATGTTCTCTGGAAGTATGGAGAGACCCAATACATGATATGACACAACACAGACTCCCCTGACACAAGTTTTCAGAAAAACAAGACATCACATGGAAACACACAATaataactaaatttttttatttgtatgcCTGAGAATATTGATTCTTCTTTATGGAAATTGAAACAAACTACTTTGGATTCCTGATAGCAGAAAAGGAACACGGATAAATGCTTATAGATGCACATTATTGATTATTATATCTTAACTATTTGCCTTCAAGTTTTTTTGCTTCAGAAATTTTATATCTCTAGTGTTTAAAAGTGATAAACAAGTGTTGCAGCTTAAGTATCCAAGTATCCAATGTACCTCAGTTTTCAGTGACCACAAGAGGCTTCTTTGTGAAGTAACATAACGTTGGTCACTTGATATGTAATCTTCTTGTAAGGCAAACCCTCACATGTTTGTGCCTCTCTCCAGAATCTGTTGAATTATTGTGGAGTGCCAATGAAAGCGCAACAGAGCATGACCCTGAATTGGTCATTGTCTAAGGTCTCTTAATACATGTGTCTCGCTAGATTATTGTGCGGCTTGTGCCCTAATTTCATTCATCAAATATGGGTCCATTTACTTTAGAATTAGCCTTAGTTAATAGACTAAACAAACTCAAGCTGGAGCGGCACGCCGAGTCACATGCCAAGCATTTGGAAGTAGTTGCTTTCCGAGGGAGATGTTTCTACTTCCCATGAGTTGGAAAGGCTTGTATATCCTCCAAAATTGTGCAGCATAAACTAGGAGTATAGGGTTTGTGATCAAACATAGTGTCCATAGACACGGGTATATGTACCAATGCTCTTATTATTTTCGAAGAGGCTTTTCCTtgtgattctctctctcatcagtcCTTACAATCTTTGTATACTGGAGGCTAACTGATTCTACTTGTATTctgttattttctttgaatcctATTCAGATCCTTATCCTATTATATTTCTAAATTTCCCTTGCTTAATCCATGGCAGATAGTTACTAAACTAAGTCGGAGATTGACTCTAAAGCTTCAGAACAAACATGGCCGCAGTGGTCTGAAAAACTTGGGGACACTTACTGTCCAGGCAGAGGAAACTGTTGCTTCAAGGAATGCTGTTGAGATAACATTTCGTTGTTCACACTTGGAAAACAAGGACCTATTTTCCATGAGCATACGTGTATTAAGCAGCTGTACTCCTGTGCCTATCTGGCcatgattttattttacttaaaaGAGTTGTTTGGTTTCTTACTTTTCTTTGATTTACTCATCTTTAGGATCCTTTCCTAAGGATTTCTAGGATTGTTGAGAATGGAGGTTCTGTACCAATTTGTAAAACAGAAGTTGTGAACAACAACTTGAATCCACTTTGGAAGCCCCTATCTCTTACTACACAGCAATTTGGAAGCAAGGTAAACTTTCTTCTTTGGATTATTCTAACCTGCCAAAGGGTGTTGGATAATAGGTTAAATTTGCATTGATATTCAAGAAATgtatattgatatttgtgaaagtgtattaatatccgtgagaTATGCGTTGATATCCGAACTTGTTTGGAATTATTGGCATATTATCCTCCTCCTAGTGGGCGGAGATAGCAAGACCGTTCTTCTTTTGAGAGGCCAGAGCTGAATTTGTTTGGGTTTGGTGTCTGTTGTAGTCCTATGTAATTGGACAAGGAATCTAAGAGCTTTCTTTGATGTGATGGCCCTCAGTAATAGTCATGTTTGACTTGTAAATGAAAGGACACATAAATATCATTTCAACAAACGAGAAACATTGTGATTAGAACCCAGAATTTTAACCAATATTCTACCTTAACTgatatccttttcttttttttcacatgTTGATTGAGAGAATTTTAATATGGTGCAGGAAAATCCGTTGGTTATCGAGTGTTTTGATTTCAATGGCAATGGCAATCATGTATTAATCGGGTAACTGTCGAGTGGATTAGGAGtcaattttctaattttctagtAATTGTTGCTTTTCAGAAAGTTCCTTCTTTATCGTTTTCTGTCAGGGTCATAGCactaaaattttcattttattgtttATAGTAAACTGCAAAAGTCAGTCGCAGATCTTGAAAAAATTCACAACGAAAAAGTTGGTGCAAATCTCATCTCGCCACCTTCTCGTCTTCGAAGTCATGAGAAGGTATTTTCTTTATACTTGGACGAGGTTTTCAACTACAGTTACACAGCCCTCGTTTCTTAATGCACCTTGTACTTTTGTGTGTATAGGTTCTGAAGAGCCAACTGTTTGTGGATAGAATTGTTGAGAAGAAACTGAACAGTTTTCTTGATTATATCTCTAATGGATTCGAGCTTAACTTTATGGTAGCTGTTGATTTTACTGGTAATTTTACTGGTAATTAACTCTTGGATTGCTTAAGGAATTGGTAATTAACTTTAGTTGCTCGCTTCATACACTCATATGgtcccaatctttatggtagctgcagtgctgattcgtagcacgttttgcgtcTTTATccccgcctagacttggggggcATTTGAagtatggctgattctttattcgataaagaatcctataaattggttctttccaaaccgtagtgatagaaaagaaagatttagggtcaggagcttgcttattcTTGTACGGTTCTTTCTTAGCCTACCCATACTCCTTTCTTTCtctgtaagtcttgggctctggcttatccactttctTAACAGATGCCTTTGTCTGTTCGGCAATAATCCTGCCATCctcccggagtatgtcatcctccattctggcgtgttgttCAATTCGCTCCATTAGTTTGGCCAACGTTGCTACCAGATGCATATTCAAAGACCGGCGCAACTttccccgaacaggcaagccAGTCTTGAAGGTTGCAATCGCATATTCTTCACTGCAGCtctcaatctcgttgaaagtctcccagtactttttaGCGTAATCTCTGATCGGCTCACTTTCCGCTTGTTTCATAGTGGAAAGGCTTTCGAACGTTTTCGGGGctcttctgcttgtcaagaaccgggCAGTGAactcctcggccaactgcctccatcctcgtatggatcgtggggccaatttATGGAACCAAGATAGGGCCACCTTCCCGAGACTCGaagggaacattttgcacaagatggaatcatccccatcatgcatgaacatagcctgctggtagtgctgtatgtgagctacggggtctgcgtttgtctcgtaaagtatgaACGTAccatgcttcactctgctcagcaacctagcctcttgtagcctcatTGCAAATGGGGAGGCCGctatattactcagggccttccgtgctgcttctcgtgcagtcatggtttcatcttgttgtccttttgttttgttgggtCTAATCCTTtccccaatcggaatcaggtctttcgtacctgtccctatgatgcttcctagtcccttcctcctcaggggtagaacttcggccccTACTTCTCCTTCTTTTTGGAGAAGTCCTTCTTCGTTCCGGTGTTCGGCTCTTGCTTCTGCTCC is a window encoding:
- the LOC131317552 gene encoding uncharacterized protein LOC131317552, whose protein sequence is MFPSSLGKVALSWFHKLAPRSIRGWRQLAEEFTARFLTSRRAPKTFESLSTMKQAESEPIRDYAKKYWETFNEIESCSEEYAIATFKTGLPVRGKLRRSLNMHLVATLAKLMERIEQHARMEDDILREDGRIIAEQTKASVKKVDKPEPKTYRERKEYG
- the LOC131317551 gene encoding protein BONZAI 3-like, which translates into the protein MGGCCSDVRGGQQAVGGAQQATGNIGGGGNNDAVDFFFKTKGLHTLCTPMELSLSATKLRDRDIVSKSDPMAVVYIKNLDGSLEELGRSEVVMNSLDPAWIEKINVSYQFEILQPLVFHVYDVDTKYHNLPAKMLKLKDQEFLGEASCVLSEIVTKLSRRLTLKLQNKHGRSGLKNLGTLTVQAEETVASRNAVEITFRCSHLENKDLFSMSDPFLRISRIVENGGSVPICKTEVVNNNLNPLWKPLSLTTQQFGSKENPLVIECFDFNGNGNHVLIGKLQKSVADLEKIHNEKVGANLISPPSRLRSHEKVLKSQLFVDRIVEKKLNSFLDYISNGFELNFMVAVDFTGNFTGN